From Venenivibrio stagnispumantis:
TTTTCAGATAATTTTGTTAAATCTTTTCCTTCAAATTTTATAGTTCCACCATCTATATCCCTTAAAAGTAAAAGTTCCCTAAGTAAAGTACTTTTACCGGATCCACTTTCTCCAATTAAAGCATATATCTGATTTCTTTCTATTTTCATATTTAAACCATCATGAACAACTTTTTCGCCATATTTAGTTATTAGATTTTCTACTTCTATTAAATATCCAGCCATCTAAACACCACAGAGAATAATGCATCTAAAAATATGATTGCAAATATACTTTTTACTACACTTTTTGTTACATAACTGCCTATACTTTCAGCTTTTTTTTCAACTTTAAATCCTTCGCCTGTCCCTATCAATGCTATCGCAATACCGAAAAATGGCCCTTTGATAAAGCCGGCAAAAAAATGGTCAATATAATAACCTTCCTGAATTCTATTTATAAATTGGTAAGGAGTTATATCAAGGATAGAATCTGCTATAACCATACCACCAATAATACCAATTACATCGGAAAAAACTATTAATAAAGGAGTGATTAATATTAAAGATAAAATTTTTGGAAGAACCAATAAAACATAAGGGGAAATTCCCATTGTCCTTATTACATCTATCTCTTCTGTAACATTCATAAGACCAATTTGGGCAGTATAACTACTTGCACTTCTTCCAGCCAATATTATTCCTACAATAAGAGGAGCCAATTCTCTTGTGATAGATATAAAAATAAGGTCTGCAATGAATATATTTGCTCCATATGCCATTAACTGTTTTGCACTTTGATATGCAATAACAACTCCTATTAAAAAAGAAAGTGTAAATAAAATAGGTAAAGCTCTTATTCCGGATATCTCTATATCTTTTAAAAATGTATTTATCTCAAAATCCTTAATTTTTAATAAAACTTCAATAGTTAATTTACCTGCAAAGTTAAAAAGATAAATTATATCTTTTATTACTGAAAAAATTTTATCAACCGATTCTAAAAAGAGATTTTCTTTTTGTTTTTGAGGTAGATTTATATCTTTTGAAGAAACCATATTTATTAAATTGATAAATTTTTCTTTATCCGGCTCTATTGGAATATCTTTGAAATATTTATAAATCAATAAAGCACCGAATGTATCTAAGGTTTTTAGATTAGATATATCAATTTTGGAGATTTTAGATTTGTCTAATATATTGATATCTTTTTCAATTTCTGAAATATTAGATATACTCCATTCTCCAATTAAATAAAGAACATTATCCTTAAGCTCAAAAAATTTTTTATTTTTCATATTTTTCTCTAAAAAATTATATAATATTATATCTTGATTTTAAAAAACAGGAGGGTAAAAAATGGCAAGAATAGCTAAAAATTTAGAGGAGTTAAACCAAATTGTAAATCAGGC
This genomic window contains:
- a CDS encoding MlaE family ABC transporter permease, producing the protein MKNKKFFELKDNVLYLIGEWSISNISEIEKDINILDKSKISKIDISNLKTLDTFGALLIYKYFKDIPIEPDKEKFINLINMVSSKDINLPQKQKENLFLESVDKIFSVIKDIIYLFNFAGKLTIEVLLKIKDFEINTFLKDIEISGIRALPILFTLSFLIGVVIAYQSAKQLMAYGANIFIADLIFISITRELAPLIVGIILAGRSASSYTAQIGLMNVTEEIDVIRTMGISPYVLLVLPKILSLILITPLLIVFSDVIGIIGGMVIADSILDITPYQFINRIQEGYYIDHFFAGFIKGPFFGIAIALIGTGEGFKVEKKAESIGSYVTKSVVKSIFAIIFLDALFSVVFRWLDI